One Rhinolophus sinicus isolate RSC01 linkage group LG06, ASM3656204v1, whole genome shotgun sequence DNA window includes the following coding sequences:
- the STIM1 gene encoding stromal interaction molecule 1 isoform X6, translated as MDDDANGDVDVEESDEFLREDLNYHDPTVKHSTFHGEDKLISVEDLWKAWKSSEVYNWTVDEVVQWLITYVELPQYEETFRKLQLSGHAMPRLAVTNTTMTGTVLKMTDRSHRQKLQLKALDTVLFGPPLLTRHNHLKDFMLVVSIVIGVGGCWFAYIQNRYSKEHMKKMMKDLEGLHRAEQSLHDLQERLHKAQEEHRTVEVEKVHLEKKLRDEINLAKQEAQRLKELREGTENERSRQKYAEEELEQVREALRKAEKELESHSSWYAPEALQKWLQLTHEVEVQYYNIKKQNAEKQLLVAKEGAEKIKKKRNTLFGTFHVAHSSSLDDVDHKILTAKQALSEVTAALRERLHRWQQIEILCGFQIVNNPGIHTLVAALNIDPSWMGSTRPNPAHFIMTDDVDDMDEEIVSPLSMQSPSLQSSVRQRLTEPQHGLGSQRDLTHSDSESSLHMSDRQRMAPKPPQMVRAADEALNAMTSNGSHRLIEGVHPGSLVEKMPDSPALAKKSLLALNHGLDKTHSLMELSSTAPPGGSPPLDSSRSHSPSSPDPDTPSPVGDSRALQASRNTRIPHLAGKKAAAEEDNGSTGEEADSSPGRKKFPLKIFKKPLKK; from the exons TGTACAACTGGACCGTGGATGAGGTGGTGCAGTGGCTGATCACATATGTGGAGCTGCCTCAGTATGAGGAGACCTTCCGGAAGCTGCAGCTCAGTGGCCATGCCATGCCGAG GCTGGCTGTAACCAACACCACCATGACAGGGACTGTACTGAAGATGACCGACCGGAGCCACCGGCAGAAGCTGCAGCTGAAGGCCCTGGACACGGTGCTCTTTGGGCCTCCTCTCT TGACCCGCCATAACCACCTCAAGGATTTCATGCTGGTGGTGTCTATCGTTATTGGTGTGGGCGGCTGCTGGTTTGCCTATATCCAGAACCGTTACTCCAAGGAGCACATGAAGAAGATGATGAAGGATCTGGAGGGGCTACACCGAGCTGAGCAGAGTCTGCATGACCTTCAGGAAAG gctgCACAAGGCCCAGGAGGAGCACCGCACAGTGGAGGTGGAGAAGGTACATCTGGAGAAGAAGCTGCGCGATGAGATCAACCTTGCCAAACAGGAAGCCCAGCGGCTGAAGGAGCTGCGGGAGGGTACTGAGAATGAGCGGAGCCGCCAAAAGTATGCTGAGGAGGAGCTGGAACAG GTTCGGGAGGCCTTGAGGAAAGCAGAGAAGGAGCTGGAATCACACAGTTCATGGTATGCTCCAGAGGCCCTTCAGAAATGGCTGCAGTTGACACATGAGGTGGAGGTGCAATACTACAACATCAAGAAGCAAAATGCCGAGAAGCAGCTGCTGGTGGCCAAGGAGGGG GctgagaagataaaaaagaagagaaatacgCTCTTTGGCACCTTCCACGTGGCCCATAGCTCTTCCCTGGATGACGTAGACCACAAAATCTTAACGGCTAA GCAAGCTCTGAGTGAGGTGACGGCAGCACTGCGGGAGCGTCTGCACCGCTGGCAGCAGATTGAGATCCTCTGTGGCTTCCAGATTGTCAATAACCCTGGCATCCACACACTGGTGGCTGCCCTCAACATAGACCCCAGCTGGATGGGCAGTACGCGACCCAACCCTGCCCACTTCATCATGACTGACGACGTGGATGACATGGATGAGGAGATTGTGTCACCCTTGTCCATGCAGT CCCCCAGTCTGCAGAGCAGTGTCCGGCAGCGCTTGACGGAGCCACAGCATGGCCTAGGATCTCAGAG GGATTTGACCCATTCCGATTCGGAGTCCTCCCTCCACATGAGTGACCGCCAGCGTATGGCCCCTAAGCCTCCTCAGATGGTCCGTGCTGCAGATGAGGCTCTCAATGCCATGACTTCCAACGGCAGCCACCGGCTGATTGAGGGGGTCCACCCAGGGTCTCTGGTGGAGAAAATGCCTGACAGCCCTGCTCTGGCCAAGAAGTCCCTACTGGCGCTGAACCATGGGCTGGACAAGACCCACAGCCTGATGGAGCTGAGCTCCACAGCCCCACCTGGTGGCTCTCCACCTTTGGATTCTTCCCGTTCTCACAGCCCCAGTTCCCCAGACCCAGACACGCCATCTCCAGTTGGGGACAGCCGAGCCCTGCAGGCCAGCCGAAATACACGCATTCCCCACCTGGCTGGCAAGAAGGCCGCGGCTGAGGAGGATAATGGCTCCACTGGTGAGGAGGCAGACTCCAGCCCAGGCCGGAAGAAGTTTCCCCTCAAAATCTTTAAGAAGCCTCTTAAGAAGTAG
- the STIM1 gene encoding stromal interaction molecule 1 isoform X3, translated as MDDDANGDVDVEESDEFLREDLNYHDPTVKHSTFHGEDKLISVEDLWKAWKSSEVYNWTVDEVVQWLITYVELPQYEETFRKLQLSGHAMPRLAVTNTTMTGTVLKMTDRSHRQKLQLKALDTVLFGPPLLTRHNHLKDFMLVVSIVIGVGGCWFAYIQNRYSKEHMKKMMKDLEGLHRAEQSLHDLQERLHKAQEEHRTVEVEKVHLEKKLRDEINLAKQEAQRLKELREGTENERSRQKYAEEELEQVREALRKAEKELESHSSWYAPEALQKWLQLTHEVEVQYYNIKKQNAEKQLLVAKEGAEKIKKKRNTLFGTFHVAHSSSLDDVDHKILTAKQALSEVTAALRERLHRWQQIEILCGFQIVNNPGIHTLVAALNIDPSWMGSTRPNPAHFIMTDDVDDMDEEIVSPLSMQSPSLQSSVRQRLTEPQHGLGSQRLVEGEAGHFLTSRVSLRRMRSLSSGQSFSSDGHGTSSPPASASSSCSSTTATTTTTTTATATTSSITTVHVHPVYYHHSTSYFLQMEPHPDPPPSDSTAVMPGHSESLGDLTHSDSESSLHMSDRQRMAPKPPQMVRAADEALNAMTSNGSHRLIEGVHPGSLVEKMPDSPALAKKSLLALNHGLDKTHSLMELSSTAPPGGSPPLDSSRSHSPSSPDPDTPSPVGDSRALQASRNTRIPHLAGKKAAAEEDNGSTGEEADSSPGRKKFPLKIFKKPLKK; from the exons TGTACAACTGGACCGTGGATGAGGTGGTGCAGTGGCTGATCACATATGTGGAGCTGCCTCAGTATGAGGAGACCTTCCGGAAGCTGCAGCTCAGTGGCCATGCCATGCCGAG GCTGGCTGTAACCAACACCACCATGACAGGGACTGTACTGAAGATGACCGACCGGAGCCACCGGCAGAAGCTGCAGCTGAAGGCCCTGGACACGGTGCTCTTTGGGCCTCCTCTCT TGACCCGCCATAACCACCTCAAGGATTTCATGCTGGTGGTGTCTATCGTTATTGGTGTGGGCGGCTGCTGGTTTGCCTATATCCAGAACCGTTACTCCAAGGAGCACATGAAGAAGATGATGAAGGATCTGGAGGGGCTACACCGAGCTGAGCAGAGTCTGCATGACCTTCAGGAAAG gctgCACAAGGCCCAGGAGGAGCACCGCACAGTGGAGGTGGAGAAGGTACATCTGGAGAAGAAGCTGCGCGATGAGATCAACCTTGCCAAACAGGAAGCCCAGCGGCTGAAGGAGCTGCGGGAGGGTACTGAGAATGAGCGGAGCCGCCAAAAGTATGCTGAGGAGGAGCTGGAACAG GTTCGGGAGGCCTTGAGGAAAGCAGAGAAGGAGCTGGAATCACACAGTTCATGGTATGCTCCAGAGGCCCTTCAGAAATGGCTGCAGTTGACACATGAGGTGGAGGTGCAATACTACAACATCAAGAAGCAAAATGCCGAGAAGCAGCTGCTGGTGGCCAAGGAGGGG GctgagaagataaaaaagaagagaaatacgCTCTTTGGCACCTTCCACGTGGCCCATAGCTCTTCCCTGGATGACGTAGACCACAAAATCTTAACGGCTAA GCAAGCTCTGAGTGAGGTGACGGCAGCACTGCGGGAGCGTCTGCACCGCTGGCAGCAGATTGAGATCCTCTGTGGCTTCCAGATTGTCAATAACCCTGGCATCCACACACTGGTGGCTGCCCTCAACATAGACCCCAGCTGGATGGGCAGTACGCGACCCAACCCTGCCCACTTCATCATGACTGACGACGTGGATGACATGGATGAGGAGATTGTGTCACCCTTGTCCATGCAGT CCCCCAGTCTGCAGAGCAGTGTCCGGCAGCGCTTGACGGAGCCACAGCATGGCCTAGGATCTCAGAGGTTGGTAGAGGGTGAGGCTGGCCACTTCTTGACAAGCCGGGTATCTCTGCGGCGAATGCGTAGCCTTTCATCTGGACAGTCTTTCAGTTCTGACGGCCACGGGACCAGCTCTCCACCTGCCTCTGCTTCTTCTTCCTGCTCCTctaccaccgccaccaccaccaccaccaccaccgccaccgccaccacctCCTCCATCACCACCGTCCATGTCCACCCTGTTTATTACCACCACAGCACTTCCTATTTCCTCCAGATGGAGCCCCACCCTGACCCACCCCCTTCTGACAGCACCGCTGTGATGCCTGGGCATTCAGAGAGCTTGGG GGATTTGACCCATTCCGATTCGGAGTCCTCCCTCCACATGAGTGACCGCCAGCGTATGGCCCCTAAGCCTCCTCAGATGGTCCGTGCTGCAGATGAGGCTCTCAATGCCATGACTTCCAACGGCAGCCACCGGCTGATTGAGGGGGTCCACCCAGGGTCTCTGGTGGAGAAAATGCCTGACAGCCCTGCTCTGGCCAAGAAGTCCCTACTGGCGCTGAACCATGGGCTGGACAAGACCCACAGCCTGATGGAGCTGAGCTCCACAGCCCCACCTGGTGGCTCTCCACCTTTGGATTCTTCCCGTTCTCACAGCCCCAGTTCCCCAGACCCAGACACGCCATCTCCAGTTGGGGACAGCCGAGCCCTGCAGGCCAGCCGAAATACACGCATTCCCCACCTGGCTGGCAAGAAGGCCGCGGCTGAGGAGGATAATGGCTCCACTGGTGAGGAGGCAGACTCCAGCCCAGGCCGGAAGAAGTTTCCCCTCAAAATCTTTAAGAAGCCTCTTAAGAAGTAG